The proteins below come from a single Acanthopagrus latus isolate v.2019 chromosome 4, fAcaLat1.1, whole genome shotgun sequence genomic window:
- the nmbb gene encoding neuromedin Bb, which yields MRGFTLNNVCQCGLFTSLVFFSFMSFTTAVSFDLTELRNKVAKIKVNPRGNLWATGHFMGKKSVMDPPLLPSAEGQGGDALEVSLPAEQSALGELFQEFLRVALQAQVDTQASRSKNQEGDLLMKILESYIQSRK from the exons ATGAGAGGGTTTACGCTGAATAATGTTTGCCAGTGTGGCTTATTCACTTCTCtcgtcttcttttctttcatgtctTTTACCACCGCAGTCAGTTTCGACCTGACTGAGCTTAGGAATAAAGTTGCGAAAATTAAAGTGAATCCAAGAGGCAATCTTTGGGCTACAG GACACTTCATGGGCAAGAAAAGCGTGATGGACCCccctctgctgccctcagccGAGGGACAGGGCGGTGATGCGCTGGAAGTCTCCCTACCTGCGGAGCAGAGCGCGCTCGGGGAGCTTTTCCAGGAGTTCCTGCGGGTGGCGTTGCAAGCGCAGGTGGACACACAAGCGAGCCGCTCGAAAAATCAG GAGGGGGACTTGTTGATGAAGATTTTAGAAAGTTACATCCAGAGCAGAAAGTGA